AGTCGTTTTTTTTTTTTGTCTCGTTTTGTACTTAGTTGGTCTCGGATAGCTATTTTCTGTAAAAAAATAATCAAATGAATATGATAGTTTTTTATTCATGAAACAAATTTAAATGGGAAAGCTATTTTAAGTATGAAAAAAGGAGGCATTTTGAATGCGGCGTTTGATTACACTCATCTGCTCCATAAGTGCATTTTTCTTTCTTGTTTGCTCCAATGCTTCCGCCGCGGAGGAACCTTCGAGAGAACAGGTTTTAGAAAAGCGAATGGATTATTATATAAAATACTCAAGTATCACACTCCCTTGGTATTACCTGGCTGCAATCGACCAATATGAACGTAATATTCAACAAGTTCGAAATGACATTCCAACGAGGGAGGGTGCGGTTGCCATCCAATTTTCAGATGATTATTGGACGGGTTTACTCAATCCTATAAAAGACGATACTAACTTAATTTCCATCACCTTTTTTGAAGGAAATGGAGCTGATGGAAATAAAGATGGATTTGCTAATCGCAATAATGATGATGATGTCATGTTGACGATGTCTGCGTATTTAAGTGAATTTGGCTCCTCTGAAAAAGATTTCAAAAAGGCATTAAAGGAGTACTACCAGCGCGATCAAGCAGTTGATCAGATTATCATAATTGCTAAAATCTACAAGAAATTTGAAACGACCAATTTAGATAAGCACGCTTTTC
The nucleotide sequence above comes from Psychrobacillus glaciei. Encoded proteins:
- a CDS encoding M23 family metallopeptidase, producing MRRLITLICSISAFFFLVCSNASAAEEPSREQVLEKRMDYYIKYSSITLPWYYLAAIDQYERNIQQVRNDIPTREGAVAIQFSDDYWTGLLNPIKDDTNLISITFFEGNGADGNKDGFANRNNDDDVMLTMSAYLSEFGSSEKDFKKALKEYYQRDQAVDQIIIIAKIYKKFETTNLDKHAFPLDIHHNYSYKSTWGDSRGWGGRRIHEGTDLFASYGVPVKSTAYGIVETMGWNDFGGWRIGIRDIHNTYHYFAHLSSYQKGIKVGDILEPGAIIGYVGSSGYGKEGTAGKFPPHLHYGMYKFNGRIEWAYDPFPSLKRWEQEERKS